From Streptomyces griseorubiginosus, one genomic window encodes:
- a CDS encoding M4 family metallopeptidase yields the protein MTPLYARHKRTTLAIATAVAAGALLTTGLTTGSAAAVTPAEGTGKALAGAPVQLTAAARTSLIKEQQADAATTAQKIGLGAKEKLVVKDVVRDADGTVHTRYERTYDGLPVLGGDLVVHESKSGATEGVSKATKATIKVASLTPKVSVAKAETQALTAAKAAGSDKTAADGARKVIWAGNGTPVLAYETIVGGFQDDGTPNQLHVITDAATGKKLYEYQGIENATGTGKSLYSGTVSLSTTLSGSTYNLTDATRGNHKTYNKAHATSSSAGTLFTDADNVWGTGAASSSTTDQTAAVDATYGAQETWDFYKATFGRSGIKNNGVGAYSRVHYGNAYVNAFWDDSCFCMTYGDGEGNVNPLTSLDVAGHEMSHGVTSNTAGLNYSGESGGLNEATSDIFGTGVEFYANNSNDVGDYLIGEEIDINGDGTPLRYMDKPSKDGGSADSWSSTVGNKDVHYSSGVANHFFYLLSEGSGAKTINGVSYNSPTSNGSTVTGIGRDKALQIWYKALTTYFTSTTNYKAARTGTLSAASALYGSTSTEYKAVAAAWSAVNVS from the coding sequence CCGTGACCCCGGCGGAAGGCACCGGCAAGGCCCTCGCGGGCGCCCCGGTCCAGCTGACCGCGGCCGCGCGCACCTCCCTCATCAAGGAGCAGCAGGCCGACGCCGCGACCACGGCCCAGAAGATAGGTCTCGGCGCCAAGGAGAAGCTGGTCGTCAAGGACGTCGTCAGAGACGCCGACGGCACGGTCCACACCCGCTACGAGCGCACCTACGACGGCCTGCCCGTCCTCGGCGGCGACCTGGTCGTCCACGAGTCGAAGTCCGGGGCAACCGAGGGTGTCTCCAAGGCGACGAAGGCCACCATCAAGGTCGCCTCCCTGACCCCGAAGGTCAGCGTCGCCAAGGCCGAGACCCAGGCCCTGACCGCCGCCAAGGCCGCGGGCTCGGACAAGACCGCGGCCGACGGCGCGCGCAAGGTGATCTGGGCCGGCAACGGCACGCCCGTCCTCGCCTACGAGACGATCGTCGGCGGCTTCCAGGACGACGGCACCCCGAACCAGCTGCACGTCATCACCGACGCGGCCACCGGCAAGAAGCTCTACGAGTACCAGGGCATCGAGAACGCCACCGGTACCGGCAAGAGCCTGTACTCGGGCACGGTCAGCCTCAGCACCACGCTGTCCGGCTCGACGTACAACCTCACCGACGCCACGCGCGGCAACCACAAGACGTACAACAAGGCGCACGCCACCAGCTCCTCGGCCGGCACCCTGTTCACGGACGCCGACAACGTGTGGGGCACCGGCGCGGCCTCCAGCTCCACCACCGACCAGACCGCCGCCGTGGACGCCACCTACGGCGCGCAGGAGACCTGGGACTTCTACAAGGCCACCTTCGGCCGCAGCGGCATCAAGAACAACGGCGTCGGCGCCTACAGCCGCGTCCACTACGGCAACGCGTACGTCAACGCGTTCTGGGACGACAGCTGCTTCTGCATGACGTACGGCGACGGCGAGGGCAACGTCAACCCGCTGACCTCGCTGGACGTGGCCGGCCACGAGATGAGCCACGGCGTCACCTCGAACACCGCGGGCCTGAACTACTCGGGCGAGTCCGGTGGCCTGAACGAGGCGACCTCGGACATCTTCGGCACGGGTGTGGAGTTCTACGCCAACAACTCCAACGACGTCGGTGACTACCTCATCGGCGAGGAGATCGACATCAACGGCGACGGCACCCCGCTGCGCTACATGGACAAGCCCAGCAAGGACGGCGGCTCGGCGGACTCCTGGTCCTCCACCGTCGGCAACAAGGACGTGCACTACTCGTCCGGTGTCGCCAACCACTTCTTCTACCTGCTGTCCGAGGGCAGCGGCGCGAAGACGATCAACGGCGTGTCCTACAACTCGCCCACGTCCAACGGCTCCACGGTCACCGGCATCGGCCGGGACAAGGCGCTGCAGATCTGGTACAAGGCGCTGACGACGTACTTCACGTCGACGACCAACTACAAGGCGGCCCGCACGGGCACGCTGTCGGCGGCGTCGGCCCTGTACGGCTCCACCAGCACCGAGTACAAGGCGGTGGCCGCGGCCTGGTCGGCGGTCAACGTCAGCTAG